The Paenibacillus sp. FSL R7-0204 genome includes a region encoding these proteins:
- a CDS encoding IS3 family transposase, translating into MKDHRSAFRLEKMCSTLQVSRSGYYKWLNAKASVQALRKAAVMERIRYHFDDHQKRYGSPKITRLLHQEGYTVTERTVSVYMREMKLRSIVSKPYRVQTTDSKHNNPIAPNTLNQEFKVLKPNTVWVTDITYIPCRGGRLYLASVMDLCTREIVGWRLYNHMETSLVLDALQAAYTAKRPGEGLLHHSDRGSQYTSKEYVDQLKTYHMKSSMSRKGNCYDNACIESWHSILKKELIYCNPRFKNPEQAYDAIFQYIEFYYNRKRMHSSLGYLSPARFAKQFTKKSVA; encoded by the coding sequence ATGAAGGACCATCGCTCCGCATTTCGCTTGGAGAAGATGTGCAGTACCCTACAGGTATCCAGGAGCGGATATTACAAGTGGCTGAACGCCAAAGCCAGTGTGCAAGCCCTCCGCAAGGCTGCTGTTATGGAGCGAATCCGGTACCATTTTGACGACCATCAAAAACGGTATGGAAGTCCGAAGATCACCCGCCTGCTGCATCAGGAAGGCTATACGGTCACGGAACGCACAGTGAGTGTGTACATGCGAGAAATGAAGCTCCGCTCTATTGTATCTAAGCCATACCGAGTGCAGACGACCGATTCCAAGCATAATAATCCCATTGCACCAAACACACTGAACCAAGAGTTTAAGGTGCTTAAGCCCAATACCGTATGGGTCACCGACATCACGTATATCCCTTGTCGTGGAGGTCGCTTATACCTAGCTAGCGTCATGGATCTATGCACGCGAGAAATTGTAGGGTGGCGGCTGTATAACCATATGGAGACGAGCCTGGTCTTAGACGCGCTGCAGGCGGCGTACACGGCGAAGCGACCCGGCGAGGGCCTACTGCACCACTCTGACCGAGGGTCTCAATATACCTCAAAAGAATATGTCGACCAACTAAAGACATACCACATGAAATCCAGCATGAGCCGTAAAGGAAACTGTTACGATAACGCCTGCATTGAGTCTTGGCACAGTATTTTAAAGAAAGAGCTCATCTACTGTAATCCGCGCTTCAAAAACCCGGAACAGGCATATGATGCTATTTTCCAATACATTGAGTTCTATTACAATCGCAAGCGAATGCACAGCTCACTGGGGTATCTTTCCCCCGCCCGCTTTGCTAAGCAATTCACTAAAAAATCCGTTGCGTAA
- a CDS encoding transposase, which produces MGEKRQRYNEEYKKQTVKFIQEQTKSIGDIAQELDIPKSTLHQWMGKYRELKNEPVASMDRVRELEAELQEMRRQLQEKDSRLADTEEELAIVKKAVHIFSKPRN; this is translated from the coding sequence ATGGGAGAAAAACGACAACGGTACAACGAAGAATATAAGAAGCAAACGGTAAAGTTCATTCAAGAGCAGACGAAGAGCATAGGGGACATCGCGCAAGAGCTGGACATTCCGAAAAGTACGCTGCACCAGTGGATGGGGAAATACCGGGAGCTAAAGAATGAACCGGTAGCCAGTATGGATCGGGTACGGGAACTCGAAGCCGAGCTCCAAGAGATGCGCCGTCAGCTCCAAGAGAAAGACAGTCGACTTGCCGATACAGAGGAAGAATTGGCAATCGTAAAAAAAGCAGTGCACATCTTCAGCAAACCAAGGAATTAA
- a CDS encoding suppressor of fused domain protein: MNFFKKWFGGNTMGKSEDGTTIYGYDAVDEQQITPPSNILYMEELNDHFNRVFPNRETGVFHELISDIVHIDVNIMEATPDEPYRVLYTNGMSDLPMTLPQEIREEYKHLERAELMMFLPADWPLTQEDFEAEENYWPIRLMKMLARFPHMYQTWLGYGHTIPNTEDYEPYAPNTGLSGVILYALPEEVSTVHTRDGNQVQVYFLVPLYQEEMGFKLESGMDELVAKLFELPEDFLVLNPNRFNACK, from the coding sequence ATGAACTTTTTCAAAAAATGGTTTGGCGGCAATACAATGGGGAAATCGGAAGACGGTACCACCATTTATGGTTATGACGCTGTGGATGAGCAGCAGATTACACCTCCCTCCAATATTCTGTACATGGAAGAATTAAACGACCATTTCAATCGGGTCTTTCCCAACCGGGAAACCGGCGTGTTCCATGAACTGATTTCAGACATCGTACATATTGATGTGAATATTATGGAGGCCACACCAGATGAGCCATACCGGGTGCTGTACACCAATGGGATGAGCGATCTGCCGATGACACTCCCACAGGAGATCCGGGAAGAGTACAAGCATCTGGAGCGCGCGGAGCTGATGATGTTTTTGCCGGCGGACTGGCCGCTTACTCAGGAGGATTTTGAAGCGGAGGAGAACTACTGGCCCATCCGGCTGATGAAGATGCTTGCCCGGTTCCCCCATATGTATCAGACTTGGCTTGGCTACGGCCATACGATCCCCAACACTGAGGATTATGAGCCCTATGCGCCTAACACTGGGCTGTCCGGCGTGATCCTGTATGCTCTGCCGGAAGAGGTTAGCACCGTCCATACGAGAGATGGCAATCAGGTTCAGGTTTATTTCCTGGTCCCCCTGTACCAGGAGGAAATGGGGTTCAAGCTGGAGTCCGGCATGGACGAACTGGTGGCCAAGCTTTTCGAGCTTCCAGAGGATTTCCTCGTTCTGAATCCTAATAGATTCAACGCTTGTAAATAA
- a CDS encoding sugar-binding protein — MMSKRFGRMLVFLCCLLLVASLMPASFAAATDNNEYTEALNSDSSSTALTSLQTNETPTAIFGTPELGSDDPLWALTMEHLINKSTVPGDPRPHSTGTARILWDQDYLYARVVVEDSNLYQGPGNDYQYDGLEFYAGAGTQGANQWRISAAGVFSGQNAPGRAAWTEITDTGYIVEMRIPKRTLNLQAGPFTFEVYINNSSEKGGDRYEVVSCFGTPDAAYNNAASYTNSLNLIAANEADDRFSITATAESGGRITPNVPGNVLRIASGSDTTFTVTPDYGKIVDTVKVDGEDAALSDDGTYTFSNVAANHTLQVTFKNDSTAELLPFIVWNDNFARGEYTTAVIIDLGEGKAVEGSKLNPDLFTVSARNTTLNGDSVTFEGTRKITRVYANDEPKVRGYLGTVSHSPDYQDGLERGRYIVVELEFYSESGGNITLDGNMNSTKQVYSVVQNGELVLTEGDPLNYAVFEQEKVVNPILDQFTAPTGNSVNRALYLHKDGNGEVARGLPLYVYTHGMGRGGTSAATDPKAAMKSANGSVALMKKMEKYPEKYASHILNISYNGTSTPSTANVKKVIDDLIASGAVDPNRIYAAGFSWGGQYTNSLVNAYPGFFASAAPMSPVSGSPNANANYVHTNLAYWMFINEYNVGVYQTNLANFITVNMPKMINARASRFESNEALIWPYNQFDQPNQKPNPNHSPVLSDSVAHEVEAAVLYNDITMGTWSIAPTAQSSNLPAWNNDYTDVFDWMFAQTAANNRPVAGYGSPVLGTNDKLWEQAVEFDINNSSAPDQKIGPKATGKAKVFWDEDFLYARVVVTDPNVCTGHTPGTEYMTDSVEFYVGDGKSGSNQWRIGASGIFSGQAAAGRDGSVKRTDTGYIAEVKIPRRTIEFTSNSPITFDVYINNSTGAGNDRYEVVSALGKPDAGYGSSDSFKNSLLLLGGSTVSRHPVNATAGLNGTISPSGLIRVADGGSQSFTFTPISGYVVDTVTVNGASVEIANNTFTLKNVNTDDKVIHVTFKPDPAATLLNFIVYNDNFATGEFTTAVIIDLGAGNEAVGADLSSNLFTVSARNTLLNGDPAYQGKRTVRRVYVNDQPRPRGYKGVNQNSPDYQAGLTKGRYIVVELEFWTLTGGQSTLEASKSTIQNYNIVASGDIKLVGKAAIVKSSFAQSGTINEIIDKFEVGPKIDNAEAMQYGLYIHKDGNGVPVKGLPLYIYAHGSTRGGTQDGDTFAPIRSANGATALMKKMEKNSKYASHIIALRAQNNVQATPATLKAYIDDLVSKGLVDPNRIYMAGFSMGSAYTNTFLTTYPDLLAAAAPMSYPPSINAKQAETLKNFAYWSFVNTTDSSTIKTGAETYIANIMPLLENARHTFIDRNEIFVWPYDQWTKAEAPVNGTNWIPSGHEMEASVLWNNISGYTDTLSNVGSNKEWSLKPTAQSSKLPTWNNDYTDVFDWMFAQRKTSVPGAPGSFKATAGDGQVTLSWTAPADDGGSAILGYKVWYGNVTPVTLDAKATQYTFKSLKNGQSYTFKIVAVSTKGDSAEMSATATPTASNSNVPNPSGGNTGNTGNTSTGTVTGSLKPTYTVNTPKDKPAVTDKNGNTTLPGGGEIATKGGTKIKVPEGTTIDSKGKVTIPAGKSAEVKLHGGASAGPDKGMSLNIHEGTEFVFDDDTPLGFLVVSGNPFRDVNMDDWFYSYVNSAYTYVLFNGTTSTTFSPGTSMTRAMYVQVLANLENVNRSGYTNSRFSDVTDGQWYTAAVEWAAESGIVNGINADLFEPNSPMTREQMLVMLYNYMKYKGYEIPESQSKSFADESQISSWALKAVQAQQGIGIVSGKPDNFFAPQANATRAEVATIFIKFIEYLAK, encoded by the coding sequence ATGATGTCAAAACGATTTGGCAGAATGCTCGTGTTCCTATGCTGCTTGCTATTGGTGGCATCACTAATGCCTGCCAGCTTTGCCGCCGCCACTGACAACAACGAGTATACAGAAGCACTTAATAGCGACAGCAGTTCTACAGCTCTTACAAGCTTGCAGACAAATGAAACGCCGACCGCCATTTTTGGAACTCCCGAACTCGGGTCAGACGACCCGCTGTGGGCCCTGACCATGGAGCATCTCATCAACAAAAGTACTGTGCCCGGCGACCCCAGGCCCCATTCCACAGGCACAGCCAGGATCCTTTGGGACCAAGACTACCTGTATGCCCGTGTAGTCGTGGAGGACAGCAATCTATATCAGGGACCCGGCAATGATTATCAGTACGACGGCCTGGAGTTTTATGCGGGCGCTGGAACCCAAGGCGCGAATCAATGGCGCATCAGCGCGGCAGGCGTATTTTCAGGGCAAAACGCTCCGGGCAGAGCTGCGTGGACTGAGATCACGGACACAGGATATATCGTGGAGATGAGAATACCTAAAAGAACCTTGAACTTGCAGGCAGGCCCGTTTACCTTTGAAGTTTATATCAATAACTCGTCGGAAAAGGGCGGTGACCGCTATGAAGTCGTTTCCTGTTTCGGAACTCCGGATGCAGCTTACAACAATGCTGCTTCTTATACAAACAGCCTAAATCTCATTGCCGCCAATGAAGCGGATGACAGATTCTCAATCACCGCCACGGCGGAATCGGGCGGCCGAATAACGCCGAACGTACCCGGCAATGTTCTGAGAATAGCTAGCGGCTCAGACACAACCTTTACGGTTACCCCCGATTACGGCAAAATTGTAGACACCGTAAAGGTAGATGGAGAGGACGCAGCTCTATCCGATGATGGCACGTATACCTTTTCAAATGTTGCCGCTAACCATACCCTTCAAGTGACATTCAAAAATGATTCGACCGCGGAGTTGCTCCCCTTTATTGTATGGAACGACAACTTCGCCCGTGGCGAGTACACGACGGCTGTCATCATTGACTTAGGCGAAGGGAAGGCGGTGGAAGGCTCCAAGCTTAATCCGGACTTGTTTACCGTCTCGGCTAGGAACACGACCCTGAACGGCGACTCGGTAACCTTTGAAGGGACGCGCAAGATCACTAGGGTATACGCCAATGACGAACCGAAGGTACGCGGCTATCTGGGGACGGTAAGCCATTCACCGGATTACCAGGACGGACTGGAACGCGGCCGTTACATCGTAGTTGAGCTCGAATTTTATTCAGAGAGCGGCGGCAATATAACGCTGGATGGCAACATGAACTCAACAAAACAGGTTTACAGCGTCGTCCAAAACGGCGAGCTCGTACTGACAGAAGGGGATCCGCTTAACTACGCGGTTTTTGAACAGGAAAAAGTTGTGAATCCGATCCTTGACCAGTTTACAGCACCTACGGGCAATTCGGTCAATCGTGCGCTCTACCTTCACAAGGATGGAAACGGTGAGGTGGCGCGGGGCTTGCCGCTGTATGTCTATACCCACGGCATGGGACGCGGCGGCACAAGCGCTGCGACTGACCCAAAAGCGGCCATGAAATCCGCCAACGGCTCAGTCGCTCTGATGAAGAAAATGGAAAAATATCCCGAGAAATACGCCAGCCATATCCTGAATATATCCTACAATGGCACGAGTACTCCCTCCACAGCCAATGTTAAGAAGGTTATAGACGACCTGATTGCCAGCGGTGCAGTAGACCCTAACCGTATTTACGCGGCGGGCTTCTCATGGGGCGGCCAGTATACGAACAGCTTAGTTAACGCTTATCCCGGCTTCTTCGCGTCCGCCGCACCTATGTCTCCGGTAAGCGGCTCACCGAACGCGAACGCCAACTACGTTCACACCAACCTGGCCTATTGGATGTTTATCAATGAGTATAACGTTGGAGTATACCAGACTAACCTCGCTAACTTCATAACCGTCAATATGCCGAAAATGATCAATGCGAGAGCTTCACGCTTTGAGAGCAATGAGGCTCTTATATGGCCTTACAATCAGTTTGATCAGCCGAATCAGAAACCGAATCCGAACCATTCACCTGTCCTGAGTGATTCGGTGGCGCACGAAGTTGAAGCGGCGGTTCTTTACAACGACATAACGATGGGGACTTGGAGTATAGCGCCAACAGCGCAGTCCTCTAACTTGCCGGCTTGGAATAATGACTATACTGACGTCTTTGATTGGATGTTCGCGCAGACCGCAGCGAACAATCGGCCTGTTGCCGGATACGGTTCACCTGTACTCGGCACAAACGACAAACTTTGGGAACAAGCTGTGGAGTTTGACATCAACAACAGTAGCGCACCCGACCAGAAGATAGGCCCCAAGGCTACCGGCAAAGCCAAAGTATTTTGGGACGAAGACTTTCTGTATGCACGCGTTGTGGTTACAGACCCGAATGTGTGCACCGGCCACACGCCTGGCACTGAGTACATGACCGACAGCGTGGAATTTTATGTCGGTGACGGAAAAAGTGGCTCAAACCAGTGGCGTATTGGCGCAAGCGGTATTTTCTCAGGTCAAGCCGCTGCGGGCCGCGACGGTTCGGTTAAACGAACGGACACCGGGTATATCGCGGAAGTGAAGATACCTAGAAGAACCATTGAATTCACGAGCAATTCTCCGATTACGTTTGATGTGTACATCAATAACTCAACGGGTGCGGGGAATGACCGTTATGAGGTTGTATCCGCTTTAGGTAAGCCCGACGCGGGTTATGGCAGTTCTGACAGCTTCAAGAATAGCTTGCTGCTGCTTGGGGGCTCCACGGTATCCAGGCACCCCGTTAACGCCACGGCAGGATTAAACGGCACTATCTCGCCATCCGGCTTGATTCGGGTAGCTGACGGCGGAAGCCAATCCTTTACATTTACTCCGATTAGCGGTTATGTCGTGGATACCGTAACTGTAAATGGTGCGTCTGTAGAGATTGCAAACAATACCTTTACCTTGAAAAACGTGAACACCGATGACAAGGTAATCCATGTTACATTCAAACCCGATCCGGCCGCAACGTTGCTTAACTTTATCGTATATAACGATAACTTTGCTACCGGAGAATTTACCACAGCCGTTATCATCGATCTGGGTGCGGGAAATGAAGCTGTGGGTGCCGACCTTAGTTCAAACCTGTTTACAGTCTCGGCGAGGAATACTCTGCTGAACGGTGACCCGGCATATCAAGGCAAACGCACCGTCCGTAGAGTATACGTGAATGACCAACCTAGACCCAGAGGATATAAGGGTGTGAACCAGAACTCCCCTGATTATCAAGCTGGACTTACTAAAGGCCGCTACATTGTTGTAGAATTGGAATTTTGGACATTAACCGGCGGACAGTCCACTTTGGAAGCATCCAAATCCACCATCCAGAATTACAACATTGTAGCTAGTGGCGATATCAAGCTTGTTGGCAAGGCTGCCATTGTTAAGTCGTCTTTCGCACAGTCAGGAACCATCAATGAAATCATCGACAAATTTGAAGTGGGTCCCAAAATTGACAACGCGGAAGCGATGCAGTATGGACTCTATATTCATAAGGATGGCAACGGCGTTCCGGTAAAAGGGCTTCCCCTTTACATCTATGCTCACGGTTCTACCCGCGGCGGTACACAGGACGGGGATACCTTTGCGCCCATCAGGTCCGCCAACGGAGCGACCGCGCTTATGAAAAAAATGGAGAAGAACTCTAAATACGCTAGTCATATAATCGCTTTGCGGGCTCAAAACAACGTTCAGGCAACACCCGCTACCTTAAAGGCATATATCGATGATCTGGTAAGTAAGGGACTTGTTGACCCCAACCGTATTTACATGGCAGGCTTCTCTATGGGATCCGCTTATACTAATACTTTCTTGACGACATATCCCGATTTGCTCGCAGCCGCGGCGCCTATGTCTTATCCACCATCAATCAACGCGAAACAAGCCGAAACTCTTAAAAACTTTGCATACTGGTCATTCGTTAACACAACTGATTCTTCAACAATAAAAACAGGGGCGGAAACTTATATAGCGAATATAATGCCCCTATTGGAAAACGCCAGGCACACGTTCATCGACAGAAATGAAATATTCGTTTGGCCTTATGACCAATGGACAAAGGCGGAAGCACCTGTTAATGGAACCAATTGGATTCCTTCCGGCCATGAGATGGAAGCTTCAGTTCTGTGGAACAATATTTCAGGGTACACGGATACATTGTCCAATGTAGGTTCCAACAAGGAGTGGAGCCTTAAACCTACGGCGCAGTCCTCTAAGTTGCCGACTTGGAACAATGACTACACTGACGTCTTTGATTGGATGTTCGCGCAGAGAAAAACGAGCGTACCCGGTGCTCCGGGCAGCTTCAAGGCGACGGCGGGCGACGGACAGGTCACATTGAGTTGGACTGCTCCGGCTGACGATGGTGGCAGCGCAATATTGGGTTACAAGGTCTGGTATGGAAACGTGACGCCGGTCACACTAGATGCGAAGGCGACCCAATATACCTTCAAGAGCCTGAAAAATGGCCAAAGCTATACCTTCAAGATCGTTGCGGTGAGCACGAAGGGCGACAGTGCGGAGATGAGTGCGACGGCGACGCCGACGGCTTCCAATTCCAATGTGCCCAATCCTTCTGGTGGCAATACGGGAAATACCGGAAATACCAGCACCGGGACAGTCACTGGATCGTTGAAGCCGACCTACACAGTGAACACACCGAAGGATAAGCCCGCGGTCACGGATAAGAACGGCAACACCACCCTGCCCGGCGGCGGCGAGATTGCGACCAAGGGCGGGACGAAGATTAAGGTACCCGAAGGCACGACTATAGACTCAAAAGGTAAGGTGACCATTCCGGCGGGCAAGAGCGCCGAAGTGAAACTACACGGCGGCGCGAGTGCCGGCCCAGACAAAGGCATGTCGCTGAACATCCATGAGGGTACGGAATTTGTGTTCGATGACGACACCCCGCTGGGCTTCCTCGTGGTGTCTGGCAATCCTTTCAGGGATGTCAACATGGACGACTGGTTCTACAGCTACGTAAACTCCGCTTACACATACGTTCTTTTCAACGGCACGACGTCCACGACGTTCTCACCGGGCACCTCAATGACGCGTGCGATGTACGTACAGGTACTGGCCAATCTTGAGAACGTAAACCGCTCCGGCTACACAAATTCCCGCTTTAGCGACGTGACGGATGGGCAGTGGTACACGGCGGCAGTCGAGTGGGCGGCCGAAAGCGGCATAGTCAACGGTATAAACGCAGACCTGTTTGAACCCAATTCACCGATGACACGCGAGCAGATGCTGGTGATGCTGTACAATTACATGAAGTACAAGGGCTATGAGATACCTGAAAGTCAATCTAAGTCCTTCGCGGACGAGAGTCAGATCAGCTCATGGGCGTTGAAGGCCGTTCAGGCACAGCAGGGCATCGGAATTGTATCAGGCAAGCCGGACAACTTCTTTGCCCCCCAAGCCAATGCCACCCGCGCTGAAGTAGCTACTATCTTTATAAAGTTCATCGAATATCTCGCTAAGTAA
- a CDS encoding dihydrofolate reductase family protein: MRKLVLFLHASLDGFVEGPNGEMDIGWIAYDGDLEKHAREILSTADTVVWGRGTYQMMHSYWPSVPADPSASQHERDHAEWIEKTAKVVFSTTLENVEWNNSRLVKEDVEDEIKRLKQQPGQDIVILGSPRFAHTLMQLDLIDEYKITVSPVVIGSGLPLFQGVQEKINLKLIENKTFDSGAIGLVYQIVK; encoded by the coding sequence ATGAGAAAACTTGTGCTGTTCCTGCACGCTTCGCTTGACGGTTTTGTAGAAGGCCCGAATGGTGAGATGGATATTGGATGGATTGCCTACGATGGTGACTTGGAGAAACACGCGAGAGAAATTCTGAGCACTGCGGACACTGTAGTTTGGGGTCGGGGAACTTATCAGATGATGCATAGTTATTGGCCTTCCGTCCCAGCAGATCCCTCCGCTTCACAGCACGAACGGGATCATGCGGAATGGATTGAGAAGACAGCCAAAGTGGTATTTTCCACAACGCTGGAGAACGTCGAATGGAATAATTCCAGACTGGTCAAAGAGGACGTCGAGGACGAGATCAAACGTCTCAAACAGCAGCCAGGTCAGGATATCGTTATCCTAGGCAGTCCCCGGTTCGCTCATACCCTTATGCAGCTTGATTTAATCGATGAATATAAAATTACGGTCTCCCCCGTCGTGATCGGCAGCGGCTTGCCGTTATTCCAAGGTGTCCAGGAGAAGATTAATCTGAAGCTTATCGAGAACAAAACATTTGATTCTGGAGCCATAGGCCTGGTATACCAGATCGTTAAATAA
- a CDS encoding NUDIX hydrolase, which yields MTFPTHIVSAGGFVEDGNGNILLVKAHDDGWVYPGGITEVGENLVDGVIREIKEESGIDATVSHLISVVSNTAIHKWYDGVTDVPTKVMFDFVCKAVGGELTTSNETSDCRWVPKEHVLDLITLPGIRMRYEAYLNFNGTVNYMEYVTASTTDFNVKLQRSV from the coding sequence ATGACGTTCCCGACACATATTGTATCTGCAGGCGGATTTGTAGAAGATGGAAATGGAAATATCCTTTTAGTAAAAGCCCATGATGATGGTTGGGTGTATCCTGGTGGGATAACCGAAGTTGGAGAAAATTTGGTTGATGGCGTTATTCGTGAAATCAAAGAGGAAAGTGGAATAGACGCCACCGTTAGCCATTTAATTAGTGTAGTTTCGAATACAGCAATCCATAAGTGGTATGACGGTGTGACTGATGTCCCAACGAAGGTCATGTTCGATTTCGTGTGTAAAGCTGTGGGAGGAGAATTAACTACTTCTAATGAAACGAGCGATTGCAGATGGGTTCCAAAGGAACATGTTCTGGATTTGATTACTTTACCTGGGATCCGCATGCGCTATGAAGCGTATTTAAATTTTAACGGCACTGTGAACTATATGGAGTATGTCACTGCGTCAACGACAGATTTTAATGTCAAGCTTCAAAGGAGTGTTTAG
- a CDS encoding alpha/beta fold hydrolase produces MKISYHQQKVGDIEVFYREAGPKDGQVILLLHGFPSSSHMFRDLIPKLAEQYRVIAPDLPGFGHTTTPPRSQFKFTFDSLFQVIDGFTEALVLKQYVLYVFDYGAPVGYRLAVAHPERVQAIISQNGNAYTEGFSDAWGSWETYWHSPTPDNREACRDSLTPESIRNFQYLHGADASLVSPDGYSLDIFYMLRPEAEEIQLDLILDYRTNVDRYPDFQAYFRKYQPKLLAVWGKNDPAFLPAGAEAYKRDIPSAEVHLLDTGHFALETHAKEISELIKQFLKND; encoded by the coding sequence ATGAAGATTAGTTACCATCAGCAAAAGGTTGGAGATATTGAAGTTTTTTATCGTGAAGCTGGTCCTAAGGACGGTCAAGTTATTTTATTATTACACGGTTTTCCATCTTCAAGTCATATGTTTCGCGACCTAATTCCCAAACTGGCAGAACAATACCGTGTCATTGCCCCTGATCTCCCTGGATTCGGTCATACTACAACCCCACCGCGCAGTCAATTTAAATTCACATTCGATAGCCTGTTCCAAGTTATTGATGGTTTTACTGAAGCATTAGTTCTCAAACAGTATGTACTTTATGTGTTTGATTACGGTGCACCTGTTGGTTATCGTTTGGCAGTGGCTCACCCGGAAAGAGTTCAAGCAATTATTAGTCAGAATGGCAACGCTTATACTGAGGGATTTAGTGATGCATGGGGATCCTGGGAGACTTATTGGCACTCTCCGACACCTGATAATCGTGAAGCATGTCGCGATTCCTTGACCCCCGAGAGCATTCGCAACTTCCAGTATCTACATGGAGCTGATGCTAGCCTTGTTTCACCAGACGGTTATTCCCTGGATATTTTTTACATGTTGCGCCCCGAGGCTGAGGAAATCCAACTGGACTTGATTCTTGATTATAGAACAAATGTGGATCGTTATCCTGATTTTCAGGCCTACTTCCGTAAGTATCAACCTAAACTTTTAGCCGTATGGGGTAAAAATGATCCTGCCTTCCTCCCTGCTGGAGCTGAAGCTTATAAGCGTGATATTCCATCTGCGGAAGTCCATTTACTTGATACAGGGCATTTTGCTCTCGAAACACATGCTAAAGAGATCAGTGAGCTTATTAAACAATTCTTAAAAAATGATTAA
- a CDS encoding LysR family transcriptional regulator: MIDLLEGRFFLAFIALLEEKSFSRAAVRLGYVQSTVTTHIQQLEKISGQKLFHRYPRGIELTEAGKVFSKYAYQYVHLSQSLKESMNELDQPCGTIRIRTQESFFLTRMLPFVQEYTRNYPNVNLRIEQGSYQDILNGVLDYELDFGIVPQDPNRQDILFYPIMEETIVFAASEDIARKVRNAGFQILNDQLFISNGTSCLYHTSAVGVLKNAGIMVKDALELPSLEMIKQYVSCGKGFALLPEIAINNELKTGTLKILPFNSKMSFSHGLIVHKNRELSFTAKSFQSELQCFLWV; this comes from the coding sequence ATGATAGATTTATTAGAAGGTCGTTTTTTTCTGGCCTTTATTGCTTTGCTTGAAGAAAAAAGTTTCAGTCGAGCTGCGGTTCGTTTAGGTTATGTTCAGTCCACAGTAACAACTCATATTCAACAGTTGGAAAAAATTAGCGGACAAAAATTGTTTCATCGATATCCACGAGGGATAGAACTTACAGAAGCGGGAAAGGTATTTTCAAAATATGCTTATCAGTATGTTCACTTAAGTCAATCCCTTAAAGAAAGTATGAACGAACTGGATCAGCCATGCGGAACAATACGTATTAGAACACAGGAATCTTTCTTTCTTACACGGATGCTTCCCTTTGTTCAGGAATACACAAGAAATTATCCAAACGTAAATTTGCGTATTGAACAAGGATCGTATCAAGATATCCTAAATGGTGTACTAGATTATGAGTTAGATTTTGGGATTGTTCCTCAAGATCCGAATCGCCAAGATATTCTTTTTTATCCAATTATGGAGGAGACGATTGTTTTTGCTGCATCTGAGGATATAGCTCGGAAAGTGAGAAATGCGGGATTTCAGATTCTAAATGACCAACTTTTTATCAGTAACGGCACATCTTGTTTGTATCATACGTCTGCTGTAGGTGTTTTAAAAAATGCTGGTATTATGGTTAAAGATGCGTTAGAGCTACCAAGTCTTGAGATGATAAAACAATATGTAAGCTGTGGAAAAGGTTTTGCCTTACTCCCTGAAATAGCTATCAACAACGAACTAAAGACGGGTACACTAAAGATCCTTCCGTTTAATTCCAAAATGAGTTTTTCGCATGGTCTAATTGTTCATAAAAATCGTGAGCTTAGTTTTACTGCAAAAAGTTTTCAATCTGAACTCCAGTGTTTTTTATGGGTATAG
- the arsC gene encoding arsenate reductase (thioredoxin) — MNKKTIYFLCTGNSCRSQMAEGWAKKYLSNEWNVYSAGIEAHGLNPKAVQAMSEVGIDISGQTSDIIDPQLLNSSDLVITLCGDAADKCPMTPPQVKREHWGFADPAKAQGTDEEKWAVFQRVRDQVGERIKRFAETGE, encoded by the coding sequence ATGAATAAGAAAACCATTTACTTCTTATGTACAGGAAACTCCTGCCGAAGCCAGATGGCCGAAGGCTGGGCCAAGAAATATTTGAGCAATGAATGGAATGTGTACAGTGCCGGCATTGAGGCTCATGGTTTAAATCCGAAAGCCGTTCAGGCGATGAGTGAAGTAGGCATAGATATCTCAGGTCAAACATCAGATATTATTGATCCGCAGCTGCTGAACAGCTCCGATCTCGTGATTACGTTGTGTGGTGATGCAGCCGATAAATGTCCTATGACTCCACCACAAGTCAAACGTGAACACTGGGGATTCGCTGATCCGGCGAAGGCCCAAGGAACAGATGAGGAAAAATGGGCGGTGTTTCAGCGGGTTCGTGATCAAGTGGGCGAGCGCATCAAACGATTTGCTGAAACAGGTGAGTAG